One segment of Brachyhypopomus gauderio isolate BG-103 unplaced genomic scaffold, BGAUD_0.2 sc465, whole genome shotgun sequence DNA contains the following:
- the LOC143506333 gene encoding mitogen-activated protein kinase kinase kinase 11-like, translating into ELKRAALEQKSHEEFLRLREQQLAQWEQDVFERELSLLIQHLNHNQEKPNVKKRKGTFKKHKLKSKNGEKISMPQDFIHKITVQASPGLEKRRNSPDLGSGTSPSIGPRFRAIQLSPSESKWSSLWPLESLPLKQANGDRRLAPHWSPQSPKVQRLSSQESSLSMRAKLLEMDSSENGESRDDFVAYRPTTPEQGQHDSGSVKENSWTALPEEDSGSEEGGLYFRCSPHPESRSALPLMAKSTHQALLSSAALLASIALGRHLEPHRPPTPPPRAPPRTNLAALELEQDQPQEDVEDLPIDPAVVGDLITFSTDSLPHGLFDPPLKPPDSKPFPLTPPPPNPRERERFGGRTCLHSAAEWIAQANGETGHAVTEGSQTGSLGSQTGNRRRRSSHGLASQLVLDLPLCQDTMEAEDKSPTPIALYPDPRLWSPKTHHHVKIIPRPRPSPIRPRIDPWSFISAGGTEKSSLHHTLSASSPTSPRLGYQPSPTNPFTNCDPFPSPDCDPFSLKADPSFNSDLSSPFDPFCPPFPTSRSAPCSTNGSPNLSLRVAPLNPADSPLLDLGWAALSKPPALAKEKVRPRKTVGLSPFRSPAQLTDDRF; encoded by the exons GAGCTGAAGCGTGCTGCTCTGGAGCAGAAGTCTCACGAGGAGTTCCTGCGTCTCCGTGAGCAGCAGCTGGCGCAGTGGGAGCAGGACGTGTTTGAGAGGGAGCTCTCCCTCCTCATCCAGCACCTCAACCACAACCAGGAGAAGCCCAACGTCAAGAAGCGCAAGGGCACCTTCAAGAAGCACAAACTGAAGAGCAAGAACGGAGAGAAGATCAGCATGCCACAGg ATTTCATCCATAAGATCACAGTGCAGGCATCTCCTGGCTTGGAGAAGAGGCGCAACTCCCCCGATTTGGGTTCTGGGACCTCACCTTCCATCGGTCCCCGTTTCCGTGCCATCCAAT TGAGTCCCAGTGAGAGTAAGTGGAGCTCTCTGTGGCCTCTGGAGTCGCTGCCTCTCAAGCAGGCTAACGGGGATCGGAGGCTGGCCCCACACTGGAGTCCTCAGAGCCCCAAAGTTCAGCGCCTTAGCTCACAGGagagcag TCTGTCTATGAGGGCTAAACTACTGGAGATGGACAGCAGTGAGAACGGAGAATCCAGAGACGACTTTGTGGCGTACAGACCCACCACACCGGAGCAAGGCCAGCATG ATTCTGGCTCAGTAAAGGAGAACTCATGGACGGCCCTCCCAGAGGAGGACTCGGGCAGTGAGGAGGGAGGCCTATATTTCCGCTGCTCTCCTCACCCAGAGAGTCGCTCCGCCCTTCCCCTCATGGCTAAGAGCACTCACCAGGCCCTTCTGAGTAGCGCCGCCCTTCTGGCCTCCATTGCTCTGGGGCGCCATCTGGAACCTCATCGTCCACCAACACCTCCTCCTCGAGCTCCCCCCAGGACTAACCTTGCTGCTCTGGAACTGGAGCAGGACCAGCCCCAAGAGGATGTCGAGGACTTGCCCATAGACCCCGCCGTGGTTGGGGACCTTATAACATTCAGTACGGACTCCTTGCCCCATGGGCTTTTTGATCCCCCTCTGAAGCCCCCAGACAGTAAACCTTTCCCCctgactcctccacccccaaaccccagagagagggagagatttgGTGGAAGGACCTGCCTACACAGTGCAGCGGAGTGGATCGCTCAGGCCAACGGAGAAACAGGACATGCAGTAACTGAGGGGAGTCAGACTGGGAGTCTGGGCAGTCAGACTGGAAACAGAAGGAGAAGATCCAGTCATGGACTTGCCTCACAGCTAG TTTTGGATCTGCCGCTGTGCCAAGATACGATGGAAGCAGAAGACAAGTCTCCGACCCCGATTGCCCTCTACCCAGACCCTCGTCTGTGGAGCCCCAAAACACATCATCATGTCAAAATCATCCCGCGACCTCGCCCGTCCCCCATCCGTCCTCGGATTGACCCCTGGAGTTTCATATCCGCTGGCGGGACGGAAAAATCTAGTTTGCACCACACCCTATCAGCCAGTAGTCCCACGAGCCCACGACTCGGTTACCAGCCGTCACCCACTAACCCCTTCACGAACTGTGACCCCTTCCCGTCTCCTGACTGTGATCCCTTCAGTCTCAAGGCTGACCCTTCATTTAACTCTGACCTCTCCTCGCCCTTTGACCCCTTCTGCCCCCCTTTCCCGACGTCCCGCTCTGCACCCTGCTCCACGAACGGGAGCCCAAACCTTTCTCTCAGGGTCGCCCCGCTGAACCCGGCCGACTCCCCTCTCCTTGACCTCGGCTGGGCTGCGCTCAGCAAGCCCCCGGCTCTCGCCAAAGAAAAGGTTCGCcccaggaagactgtgggactCAGTCCCTTCAGATCTCCAGCGCAGCTCACAGACGACAGGTTCTAA